One Novosphingobium sp. G106 DNA segment encodes these proteins:
- a CDS encoding S-adenosyl-L-homocysteine hydrolase: MERIKTAAPAAERGLLCVSLVAIAALAAGLALSNPAHAAGSVMGAEKLRRLDIMLMVTGLRCRTTADNFTADYGRFSSSQLRELNQANDELKADMARRYGAAGAQRALDRLSTTMANTYGQGHPWLSCAQLKTVAQNLSTVRGRATLEEAADQLLSSYSPQQFALATRR; this comes from the coding sequence ATGGAACGGATCAAGACGGCAGCGCCCGCTGCCGAACGGGGGCTGCTGTGCGTATCGCTGGTGGCAATCGCGGCGCTGGCCGCCGGCCTCGCCCTATCGAACCCGGCGCATGCCGCTGGCTCGGTGATGGGGGCCGAGAAGCTGCGCCGCCTCGACATCATGCTGATGGTGACGGGCCTGCGCTGCCGCACGACGGCCGACAACTTCACCGCCGACTACGGCCGGTTCTCCTCGAGCCAGCTGCGCGAGTTGAACCAGGCCAACGACGAGCTGAAGGCCGACATGGCCCGCCGCTATGGCGCTGCCGGTGCCCAGCGCGCGCTCGACCGGCTGAGCACGACGATGGCCAACACCTATGGCCAGGGCCATCCCTGGCTGAGCTGCGCCCAGCTGAAGACCGTGGCGCAGAACCTTTCCACGGTGCGCGGCCGCGCGACGCTTGAGGAAGCGGCCGACCAGCTGCTGTCGAGCTACAGCCCGCAGCAGTTCGCCCTGGCGACGCGTCGCTGA